From one Enterococcus sp. DIV2402 genomic stretch:
- a CDS encoding PTS mannose/fructose/sorbose/N-acetylgalactosamine transporter subunit IIC translates to MISALLIAAWAGICAIDDIGTQMIRRPLLIAPVVGLIMGDLETSLLIGATLEVMWMGVGNVGAYSAPDIISGTAIGTALGIASGGTATAVALAVPTSLLAQQLLVLYRSSIVYLNPIADRIAETGDFSKIFRINYIPMCIAFLIRAVPTFLAIYFGSGAIDTVVAALPEDIMKGLTVAGSIIPSVGIGLLMLMMIKKGELWTFLVAGFTLAVYLGLSVLPITLIALPIALIYDLATQQKVVVQSSAGTVDDEDEEDYDL, encoded by the coding sequence ATGATATCAGCATTATTAATTGCAGCGTGGGCCGGTATTTGTGCAATTGATGATATTGGTACACAAATGATTCGTCGTCCATTATTAATTGCTCCCGTTGTTGGCTTAATTATGGGCGATTTAGAAACTTCTCTTTTAATTGGTGCCACTTTAGAAGTTATGTGGATGGGTGTCGGAAACGTCGGTGCTTACTCTGCACCAGATATTATTTCTGGTACAGCCATTGGTACTGCATTAGGAATTGCGTCAGGCGGTACAGCGACTGCGGTTGCTCTAGCGGTTCCAACTTCACTGTTAGCACAGCAATTATTAGTTTTATATCGTTCTAGTATTGTATATTTGAACCCGATTGCCGATAGAATTGCCGAAACTGGGGACTTTTCAAAGATTTTTCGTATTAACTACATTCCAATGTGTATTGCCTTCTTAATTCGCGCCGTACCTACTTTCTTAGCAATTTATTTTGGTTCAGGTGCTATCGATACTGTTGTTGCAGCTTTACCTGAAGATATTATGAAAGGGTTAACAGTTGCTGGTTCAATTATTCCTTCTGTCGGTATTGGCTTATTAATGTTAATGATGATTAAAAAAGGGGAACTATGGACATTTTTAGTAGCTGGTTTTACTTTAGCGGTTTATTTAGGATTATCCGTATTGCCAATTACTTTAATTGCTTTGCCAATCGCATTAATTTACGATTTAGCAACACAACAAAAAGTAGTCGTTCAAAGTTCTGCTGGTACAGTAGATGATGAAGATGAGGAGGATTATGATCTATGA
- the rplS gene encoding 50S ribosomal protein L19, translating into MNPLIQELTQEQLRTDIPAFRPGDTVRVHAKVVEGTRERIQLFEGVVIKRRGAGISETYTVRKVSNGIGVERTFPLHTPRVAQIEVVRYGKVRRAKLYYLRALHGKAARIKEIRR; encoded by the coding sequence ATGAATCCATTGATTCAAGAACTAACTCAAGAACAATTACGTACTGACATCCCAGCTTTCCGTCCTGGTGACACTGTTCGCGTTCATGCGAAAGTTGTCGAAGGTACTCGTGAACGTATCCAGTTATTCGAAGGCGTTGTTATCAAACGTCGTGGTGCTGGAATCAGCGAAACTTATACAGTTCGTAAAGTTTCAAACGGTATCGGTGTAGAACGTACATTCCCATTGCACACTCCACGTGTTGCACAAATTGAAGTTGTTCGTTACGGTAAAGTACGTCGTGCAAAATTGTACTACTTACGTGCATTACACGGAAAAGCAGCTCGTATCAAAGAAATTCGTCGTTAA
- a CDS encoding PTS system mannose/fructose/N-acetylgalactosamine-transporter subunit IIB, whose amino-acid sequence MSIVFSRIDDRLIHGQVVTTWVNMHKVEQIIVLNDKVAGDKTQKSILTMAAPAGINVRAFPVEKFGEIIKKNAITRRTMLLFTNSEDVYRAVEAGIPVEELNVGGMRFQEGRERLTKAVSVTPAEREAFKKLLEKSVKITIQMVPNDEKIDLKEVIS is encoded by the coding sequence ATGAGTATAGTCTTTAGTCGTATTGATGACCGTTTAATTCATGGTCAAGTAGTAACAACATGGGTGAATATGCATAAGGTAGAACAAATTATTGTTTTAAATGATAAGGTCGCAGGAGACAAAACACAAAAAAGTATTTTAACAATGGCAGCACCTGCTGGAATCAATGTACGTGCATTCCCAGTTGAAAAGTTTGGTGAAATCATTAAGAAAAACGCGATTACACGTCGTACGATGCTATTATTTACAAATAGTGAAGATGTTTATCGTGCAGTAGAAGCAGGAATTCCAGTTGAAGAATTAAACGTTGGAGGTATGCGTTTCCAAGAAGGAAGAGAGCGTTTAACAAAAGCTGTCTCAGTTACACCAGCTGAACGTGAAGCTTTCAAAAAATTATTAGAGAAAAGTGTGAAAATAACAATTCAAATGGTTCCAAATGATGAAAAAATTGACTTAAAGGAGGTCATTTCATGA
- a CDS encoding GlsB/YeaQ/YmgE family stress response membrane protein, translating into MGLLWSLIVGGVIGAIAGAITNKGSSMGIIANVVAGLIGSAVGQSLLGNWGPKLAGMAILPSIIGAVIVVAVVSFFTRKSA; encoded by the coding sequence ATGGGATTATTATGGTCATTAATTGTAGGTGGCGTTATCGGAGCAATTGCAGGAGCAATTACTAACAAAGGTTCCTCCATGGGAATTATTGCGAACGTTGTAGCTGGATTAATCGGTTCAGCAGTCGGACAATCATTACTAGGAAATTGGGGACCAAAGCTTGCTGGTATGGCAATTTTACCTTCAATTATCGGAGCAGTGATTGTGGTAGCAGTCGTATCATTCTTTACTAGAAAATCTGCGTAG
- a CDS encoding PTS system mannose/fructose/sorbose family transporter subunit IID: MSEQTNKVTEKDLTKVFWRMQLLNVTNNFQSMQAIGFLSSFAPVLNRLYADKPKELRVKAMKRHLEFFNSHVNADALILGITAAIEETTDEDQKETVTGIKTGLMGPLAGLGDSILKFTWLPICGSIGAALALNGSILGPILMFLLYNSLNVASKYYGIHLGYKKGMDLIEGTGGNILQRLANMANVVGLMVIGALIASVVKVNIVSEIAAGENVIAFQEMFDKVMPGLFSLLITFIVYKILKKTNGKHAPLLIVGIMIISIILTMLGILG; encoded by the coding sequence ATGAGCGAACAGACAAATAAAGTAACTGAAAAAGACTTGACGAAAGTCTTTTGGCGAATGCAGTTATTAAATGTAACGAATAATTTTCAATCGATGCAAGCGATTGGTTTCTTATCTAGTTTTGCCCCTGTCTTAAATCGTTTATATGCAGACAAACCAAAAGAATTACGTGTAAAAGCGATGAAGCGCCATCTGGAATTTTTCAATAGTCATGTCAATGCCGATGCTTTGATTTTAGGAATTACAGCAGCAATTGAAGAAACAACGGATGAAGATCAAAAAGAAACAGTTACAGGGATTAAAACAGGCTTGATGGGTCCTTTAGCTGGACTTGGCGATAGTATTTTAAAATTTACTTGGTTACCAATTTGTGGAAGTATCGGAGCAGCCTTAGCTTTAAATGGAAGTATATTAGGTCCAATTTTGATGTTTTTACTATACAATTCATTGAATGTAGCAAGTAAATATTATGGAATTCATTTAGGTTACAAAAAAGGAATGGACTTAATTGAGGGAACAGGTGGCAACATCCTACAACGTCTTGCGAACATGGCGAATGTTGTTGGTCTAATGGTTATTGGTGCTTTAATCGCTTCAGTTGTTAAAGTGAATATTGTGTCTGAAATTGCAGCTGGGGAAAATGTTATTGCCTTTCAAGAAATGTTTGATAAAGTAATGCCAGGACTATTTAGCCTATTAATTACTTTTATTGTTTATAAAATTTTGAAAAAAACCAATGGGAAACATGCGCCTTTATTAATTGTGGGAATCATGATTATTTCAATTATCTTAACTATGTTAGGAATCTTAGGGTAG
- a CDS encoding universal stress protein, whose product MHKHILVAIDGSAMERKVIAKAVEEAKLKEASLTVVRILDTPSYLLNSPRLMKMMEGTRKYLVEELASIKQEIAQTLPEDSLSVIVSYGNPKQQIIAYATEPERAIDLIIIGATGESEETLAGSTTTYLINRAPCDVLVVR is encoded by the coding sequence GTGCATAAACATATATTAGTAGCAATTGATGGTTCAGCGATGGAAAGAAAAGTGATTGCGAAAGCTGTAGAAGAAGCAAAATTAAAAGAAGCCAGTTTGACAGTCGTACGAATCTTAGATACTCCTAGCTATTTATTAAATTCACCGCGTTTGATGAAGATGATGGAAGGAACACGCAAGTATTTAGTAGAAGAGTTAGCCAGTATTAAACAAGAGATTGCTCAAACATTACCTGAGGACAGTCTATCAGTGATTGTTTCATATGGTAATCCTAAACAACAAATTATTGCTTATGCTACCGAACCAGAACGAGCAATTGATTTAATTATTATTGGTGCAACAGGCGAATCTGAAGAAACACTCGCTGGTTCTACGACAACATATTTAATTAATCGTGCGCCATGTGATGTGCTGGTTGTACGCTAA
- a CDS encoding tyrosine-protein phosphatase, producing MVNKYEVTQVATNQFHFQRPTSEQAQEVAIYVITSPDERPGELIVKTNEDEITVEVDATNNRPYFYIQTEKEGYTVAERTLPVEGMNNFRDMGGYETADGHTVKWGKLYRSDHIHNATENGVSYLNKLGIHTIIDYRSDDEISKYPNKRLTPEPKTVHLDPAAHAAELAAQFQSSKENEDINLITKIIEQQKAGTLVNQADVVLKQYRVFANKDESKRAFAEMLRVVAQPDAPAVVQHCRGGKDRTGFGAMLVLGVLGVRKEDLIADYLLTAKNREERNRVKMEGYKKLTTDQSVLDHLYSFIDTKSEFLEASIDTIIETYGSIENYVTSELKITQEMIDTMKELYLE from the coding sequence ATGGTAAATAAATATGAAGTAACCCAAGTAGCAACAAACCAGTTTCATTTTCAAAGACCTACTTCTGAACAGGCGCAAGAAGTAGCCATCTATGTGATAACATCACCAGATGAACGTCCTGGTGAATTAATCGTTAAAACAAATGAAGATGAAATTACGGTAGAAGTGGATGCAACAAACAATCGTCCTTATTTCTATATTCAAACTGAAAAGGAAGGTTATACAGTTGCCGAACGTACATTACCGGTTGAAGGAATGAATAATTTCCGTGATATGGGTGGGTACGAAACCGCTGATGGACATACCGTGAAATGGGGAAAATTATATCGTTCGGATCATATTCATAATGCGACAGAAAATGGTGTTTCCTATTTGAATAAATTAGGAATTCATACAATTATCGATTATCGAAGTGATGATGAAATATCTAAATATCCGAATAAAAGATTAACTCCGGAACCAAAAACGGTTCATTTAGATCCTGCAGCCCATGCCGCAGAATTAGCCGCACAATTCCAATCATCAAAGGAAAATGAAGACATTAATTTAATTACCAAAATTATTGAACAACAAAAAGCGGGTACATTAGTAAATCAAGCAGATGTTGTATTGAAGCAATATCGAGTATTTGCTAATAAAGACGAATCAAAAAGAGCGTTTGCGGAAATGCTCAGAGTGGTAGCTCAACCTGATGCACCAGCAGTTGTTCAACATTGCCGAGGTGGAAAAGATCGTACAGGCTTTGGTGCGATGCTTGTGTTAGGCGTATTAGGAGTACGTAAAGAAGATCTTATCGCAGATTATTTACTAACTGCTAAAAATCGAGAAGAGCGTAACCGAGTTAAAATGGAAGGCTATAAAAAATTAACGACGGATCAAAGTGTATTGGATCATTTATATTCATTTATTGATACAAAATCCGAATTTTTAGAAGCATCTATAGATACAATTATTGAAACATATGGTTCAATTGAAAATTATGTGACTTCCGAACTCAAAATAACGCAAGAAATGATTGACACTATGAAAGAGCTTTATTTAGAATAG
- a CDS encoding DUF2273 domain-containing protein, translating into MNGLFQQYQYPIIGGVAGLILAILLITVGFFKTILVIFLTILGAYLGFYLNSIGFFDSFKRPKI; encoded by the coding sequence ATGAACGGACTATTTCAACAATACCAATATCCGATAATAGGTGGAGTGGCAGGTTTGATCTTGGCGATTCTTCTCATTACAGTCGGTTTTTTCAAAACAATATTGGTTATATTTTTAACAATTCTTGGCGCGTATCTAGGTTTTTATTTGAATTCGATCGGTTTTTTCGATTCATTTAAACGACCTAAAATATAA
- a CDS encoding methyl-accepting chemotaxis protein, whose amino-acid sequence MSIGKKLTLSFSVLILLLAVSIGLAIFDLNKIHRQVEEALDHRLSQLVYIADIRYEGGMQSNHIRAVILDPETAVHRENLELADKNLDNSLVELGKDLPSNEFRGYWESANTANQEINEAITEVLATVDAGNIREATEIANTRIQEINTRMFQAAEDMLTFQTKRMDAINKETEKTVSNSMIISIIIFIISLGVGIGLIVYVRRVITMPLLRVIHIAQEFGEGNLATEDIQVSSKDEVGQLGKIFNESKHNVRRLIVSIQQSAEILSSSSEELSASAEEVLATTEEVAHQASKTTDIAQNSASAANESSFAMDETAQGIQRIAEATQVLFDSSNATNELATNGTTVVNLARQQMTNISESTGSVNDLIQKLAKETEEIENIVRIITNLTDQTNLLALNATIEAARAGEQGKGFLVVADEVRKLAEESKQSATSITKLTTEIKNDTKTVAKAMESTLPAVEKGVDVITDAGNSFEAIVGAVHEMTNQIQDISTTSEELSASAEQVSASVAEIATGSEETSTNIEAIAVSMNEQSETINDVATVSMSLSQTAQGLQEEARKFKV is encoded by the coding sequence ATGAGTATAGGCAAAAAATTAACTCTTTCATTTTCCGTATTGATTCTATTGTTAGCAGTATCCATAGGGCTAGCTATTTTTGATTTGAATAAAATTCATCGACAAGTGGAAGAAGCGTTAGATCATCGCTTGTCACAATTAGTATATATTGCAGATATACGGTATGAAGGAGGGATGCAATCCAACCATATTCGCGCTGTTATTTTAGATCCCGAAACTGCCGTTCATCGAGAAAACTTAGAACTGGCTGATAAAAATTTAGACAATAGTCTTGTTGAGCTAGGCAAAGATCTTCCCTCGAATGAATTTAGAGGTTACTGGGAAAGTGCAAATACCGCTAATCAAGAAATTAATGAGGCAATCACTGAGGTACTTGCTACTGTTGATGCTGGAAATATAAGAGAAGCGACAGAAATTGCCAATACACGCATTCAAGAAATTAATACCAGGATGTTCCAAGCAGCAGAGGACATGTTGACATTTCAAACTAAACGCATGGATGCGATTAATAAAGAAACCGAGAAAACTGTGTCCAATTCAATGATTATCTCAATAATTATTTTTATAATTAGTTTAGGTGTGGGAATAGGCTTGATTGTTTATGTACGACGAGTAATTACGATGCCTTTATTACGAGTCATCCATATAGCACAAGAATTTGGAGAAGGAAATTTAGCAACAGAAGACATTCAAGTATCATCTAAGGATGAGGTTGGGCAATTAGGAAAAATTTTTAACGAATCCAAACATAATGTTCGCAGATTAATTGTCAGTATTCAGCAAAGCGCTGAGATTCTAAGTAGCTCATCTGAAGAGCTATCTGCAAGTGCAGAAGAAGTTTTAGCAACCACGGAAGAAGTCGCTCACCAAGCATCCAAGACAACTGATATTGCACAAAATTCTGCAAGTGCGGCCAATGAAAGCTCATTTGCGATGGATGAGACCGCACAAGGGATTCAACGGATTGCTGAAGCTACTCAAGTATTATTTGATTCATCTAATGCAACAAATGAACTAGCCACAAATGGAACCACTGTTGTTAATCTAGCACGTCAACAAATGACAAATATTAGCGAATCAACAGGTTCAGTCAATGACTTGATTCAAAAATTAGCAAAGGAAACAGAAGAAATTGAAAATATTGTTAGGATTATTACCAATCTAACCGATCAAACTAATTTGCTGGCTCTAAATGCTACGATTGAAGCAGCTCGTGCAGGAGAACAAGGCAAAGGATTTTTAGTTGTCGCGGATGAAGTACGAAAATTAGCAGAAGAATCCAAACAATCTGCCACATCCATTACAAAATTAACGACAGAAATTAAGAATGATACAAAAACTGTAGCAAAAGCAATGGAAAGCACGTTGCCAGCTGTTGAAAAAGGGGTAGACGTTATTACCGATGCGGGCAATTCATTTGAAGCCATTGTTGGAGCTGTTCATGAAATGACAAACCAAATTCAGGATATTTCAACTACCTCTGAAGAACTATCTGCAAGTGCTGAACAAGTTTCAGCGTCAGTTGCAGAAATCGCTACAGGATCAGAAGAAACATCGACTAATATTGAAGCAATTGCCGTTTCAATGAATGAACAATCTGAAACGATTAATGATGTAGCAACTGTTTCGATGTCCCTTAGTCAAACTGCGCAAGGATTACAAGAAGAAGCTCGTAAGTTTAAAGTATAA
- a CDS encoding PTS sugar transporter subunit IIA has product MSDTIGLLIMTHGDFGKAAIESAELIVGKQENYDTMSVFVVDQVDDLKQEMFDKADQLATTKGLLVLTDIVGGTPINLASYLLERENTIVASGVNLPMLLEVLMARTGDFATIEETLRSAYAQGLTVRTNADLEGEEDDEYSL; this is encoded by the coding sequence ATGTCAGATACAATTGGTTTATTAATTATGACGCATGGAGATTTTGGTAAAGCAGCCATTGAAAGTGCAGAATTAATTGTTGGAAAACAAGAAAATTACGATACAATGAGTGTTTTTGTCGTAGACCAAGTCGATGATTTGAAGCAAGAAATGTTTGATAAAGCAGATCAACTAGCAACAACAAAAGGTTTATTGGTTCTAACCGATATTGTTGGTGGAACACCCATTAACTTAGCAAGTTATTTATTGGAAAGAGAAAATACGATTGTTGCATCCGGAGTCAATCTACCAATGTTACTAGAAGTATTGATGGCTCGTACAGGGGATTTTGCAACAATTGAAGAAACATTACGTAGTGCTTATGCACAAGGTCTAACAGTTCGTACAAACGCAGATTTGGAAGGAGAAGAAGATGATGAGTATAGTCTTTAG
- a CDS encoding DUF3021 family protein has product MKIQLFLKGMLRGGIPFVIMSIIAYILYLQNSITDAKGTFYAALIAFIVGFATVIYDINQWSLTKKTVIHFLLMLLTIYPILLFSGWFPLQNITDALVIFGYFLVTGAILWSVLLFLAKKFNW; this is encoded by the coding sequence ATGAAAATCCAGTTATTTCTAAAAGGTATGTTACGTGGTGGAATTCCTTTTGTGATTATGAGTATCATAGCGTATATTCTCTATTTACAAAACAGTATTACAGACGCAAAAGGAACTTTTTATGCTGCATTGATTGCTTTTATCGTTGGTTTCGCTACAGTTATATACGATATTAATCAATGGAGTTTGACCAAAAAAACTGTCATTCATTTTTTATTAATGTTACTAACAATCTATCCAATCTTATTATTTAGCGGATGGTTTCCATTGCAAAATATTACCGATGCTTTAGTCATTTTTGGCTATTTTTTAGTAACAGGAGCGATTTTATGGAGTGTTCTGTTATTTCTTGCTAAAAAATTTAATTGGTAA
- the amaP gene encoding alkaline shock response membrane anchor protein AmaP has protein sequence MNKIWKWLIGIFLLLTISIFAFVMIENQTVTYLPFRLLSMYDYPFIGGIIPYFLFWGSMICSIILLVLLVVVIFYPSAKHSITLEDENGKLTIQKKAIEHFVLQIVRKEPFLENPSVKVVMRKKNIKVKIQGKMRKVIAVPQQQRLLIEEVTAELRQLLGTSDKLTTQVVLEDYQETKKSNDSRRVE, from the coding sequence ATGAATAAGATATGGAAGTGGCTGATAGGAATTTTTTTGCTCTTGACAATTAGTATTTTTGCTTTTGTGATGATTGAAAATCAAACTGTAACATATCTCCCGTTTCGCTTGCTTTCTATGTATGATTACCCATTTATTGGTGGCATCATCCCTTACTTTTTATTCTGGGGAAGTATGATTTGCTCGATTATCCTTTTAGTCTTGCTCGTAGTGGTGATTTTTTATCCAAGCGCGAAGCATTCAATTACTTTAGAGGATGAAAATGGCAAATTAACTATCCAAAAAAAGGCAATTGAACATTTTGTTTTGCAAATTGTTCGTAAAGAACCTTTTCTTGAAAATCCCTCAGTGAAGGTAGTTATGCGTAAGAAAAATATTAAAGTGAAGATTCAAGGGAAGATGCGGAAAGTAATTGCTGTTCCACAGCAACAACGCTTATTGATTGAAGAAGTCACGGCTGAACTTAGACAATTGTTAGGTACTTCAGACAAATTGACTACACAAGTTGTTTTGGAAGATTATCAAGAAACCAAAAAAAGCAACGATTCTCGTCGTGTAGAGTAA
- a CDS encoding Asp23/Gls24 family envelope stress response protein, with translation MEKQPNVPVVPNKEVAPKNITGELTFDDKVIQKIIGIALEEIDGLLTVDGGFFSNLAEKLVNTDNVTSGISTEVGKKQVAVDMDVVVEYGKDIKKIYDEVKEVIAREVGNMTHLDVIEVNVNVADIKSKKEYEEDSETVQDKVTDAASTAGSYISKQSAKAKRGVDKGVNEIQERTEPRVE, from the coding sequence ATGGAAAAACAACCAAACGTACCAGTAGTACCAAATAAAGAAGTGGCACCAAAAAATATTACAGGAGAACTTACTTTTGACGATAAAGTAATTCAAAAGATTATTGGCATTGCTTTAGAGGAAATTGATGGGTTATTAACGGTTGATGGTGGATTCTTCTCAAATTTAGCTGAAAAATTGGTTAATACAGACAATGTAACATCAGGAATCAGCACGGAAGTTGGTAAAAAACAAGTTGCGGTTGATATGGATGTTGTTGTTGAGTATGGCAAAGATATTAAAAAGATTTACGATGAAGTCAAAGAAGTAATTGCACGAGAAGTGGGCAATATGACACATCTTGATGTAATTGAAGTCAACGTAAATGTAGCAGACATCAAATCGAAAAAAGAATACGAAGAAGATAGCGAAACTGTTCAAGATAAAGTAACAGATGCAGCAAGTACTGCAGGTAGCTATATTTCAAAACAATCAGCCAAAGCGAAACGTGGCGTAGATAAAGGCGTTAACGAAATTCAAGAACGTACAGAACCTCGTGTAGAATAA
- a CDS encoding helix-turn-helix domain-containing protein: protein MMYGISSTAWLKQNILFALEEEIQFISSRELTQIVGDYSQSTIKKICRELQEEIEQTYPTDVSTLIIDQRNGIKLTRQPSINYQKLLATIFSSELGYELLQQLLLKRSISTIAFCNSHYISESQLRRKIKDINSSLKKHKLRITLSNEITISGEEYKLRSFFFVFLFTIHRQFSFISWVENKATINQLSEQIVADLSLESNSQTIEILSIWVFIINSAVKYGWPLTYDDNEKQILEGFALPKRPPFLTDWKNEDWQLLVIAIYSSDIIDFHLQVNLSSLEKVLPLQDAEIWIELFEEKFLPLTDIQKEFIYKKFVKQLLANHFFEPDENSLNNFTTHYSDELKTLYPILFDKYDSLWQEFLQKTSESAYEYFRIESLLLCFYLVPKKIFFPRIKIFIRSDLTFLYTKHIEFRVSTRFCDQYFIEFTTDIHQADIILSTTSLNELDDYVTNFKNLVPIILINSKISENDFSKIEEALIQLTSTLLEETKVTHS, encoded by the coding sequence ATGATGTACGGAATTTCTTCAACTGCCTGGTTGAAACAAAACATTTTATTTGCTTTAGAAGAAGAAATACAATTTATCTCTAGTCGCGAACTCACACAAATTGTGGGTGACTACAGTCAATCAACGATAAAAAAAATCTGTCGAGAATTGCAAGAAGAGATTGAACAAACCTATCCTACTGATGTTTCAACACTAATTATTGATCAGCGAAATGGAATTAAATTAACACGACAACCTTCTATCAATTATCAAAAATTACTTGCGACTATTTTTTCGTCCGAATTAGGTTATGAGTTATTGCAACAGTTATTACTTAAACGTTCCATCTCCACCATTGCTTTTTGTAATAGTCATTATATTAGTGAATCGCAATTGCGCCGGAAAATCAAAGACATTAATTCATCGTTAAAAAAACACAAGCTCCGAATTACTTTGTCAAACGAAATTACAATTAGTGGTGAAGAATATAAATTACGTTCTTTCTTTTTTGTCTTTTTATTTACGATTCATCGCCAGTTTTCATTTATTTCTTGGGTCGAAAACAAGGCAACAATTAATCAATTATCCGAACAAATTGTTGCTGATTTATCTCTTGAATCGAATAGTCAAACAATTGAAATTTTATCGATTTGGGTATTTATTATCAATTCGGCTGTGAAATACGGTTGGCCACTCACTTATGATGACAACGAAAAACAAATTCTAGAAGGTTTTGCTTTACCAAAACGTCCACCTTTCTTAACTGATTGGAAAAATGAAGATTGGCAACTATTAGTAATAGCAATTTACAGCTCTGATATTATTGATTTCCATCTACAAGTGAACTTATCATCGCTTGAAAAAGTTTTACCGTTACAAGATGCAGAGATTTGGATTGAACTATTTGAAGAAAAATTTCTTCCACTAACAGATATTCAAAAAGAATTTATTTATAAAAAATTTGTCAAACAATTATTAGCTAATCACTTTTTTGAACCTGATGAAAATAGCTTGAATAATTTTACCACGCATTATAGCGACGAATTAAAAACGCTCTATCCTATTTTATTTGATAAATACGATAGTTTGTGGCAAGAATTTCTTCAAAAAACATCTGAATCAGCCTATGAATATTTTAGAATCGAAAGTTTATTACTATGTTTTTATCTTGTTCCTAAAAAAATATTCTTTCCAAGAATCAAAATTTTTATTCGTTCTGATTTAACGTTTCTATATACGAAGCATATTGAATTTCGCGTTTCAACACGCTTTTGTGATCAATATTTTATTGAGTTTACAACTGATATTCATCAAGCCGATATTATTTTAAGTACGACATCTTTAAATGAGCTGGACGATTATGTAACCAACTTCAAAAACTTGGTACCCATTATTTTAATTAATTCCAAAATTTCAGAAAATGATTTTTCTAAAATTGAAGAAGCCCTTATTCAACTTACTTCTACGCTATTAGAAGAAACAAAAGTGACGCATTCTTAA